A DNA window from Eretmochelys imbricata isolate rEreImb1 chromosome 3, rEreImb1.hap1, whole genome shotgun sequence contains the following coding sequences:
- the ATF3 gene encoding cyclic AMP-dependent transcription factor ATF-3, whose product MMLQNPSQVSASEVSASAIVPCLSPTASLGFEDFTNLTPLVKEELRFAIQNKCLSHRMSSTLDTVTVLERPVEMSVLKAEFSPQEDERKKRRRERNKIAAAKCRNKKKEKTECLQKESEKLETINAELKAQIEELKNEKQHLIYMLNLHRPTCIVRAQNGRTPEDERNLFIQQIKEGTLQG is encoded by the exons ATGATGCTCCAAAACCCAAGCCAGGTATCTGCATCAGAAGTCAGCGCCTCCGCAATTGTTCCCTGTTTGTCTCCTACAGCATCACTGGGGTTTGAGGATTTCACAAATCTAACCCCACTGGTGAAGGAAGAATTGAGATTTGCCATCCAAAATAAGTGCCTATCCCACAGGATGTCTTCCACACTGGATACAGTGACAGTGTTGGAAAGACCTGTTGAAATGTCTGTTCTGAAAGCAGAG TTTTCACCCCAAGAAgatgaaaggaaaaagagaagaagggaaAGGAACAAAATTGCAGCTGCAAAATGCCGCAACAAAAAGAaggagaaaacagaatgtttgcagaaa GAATCAGAAAAGTTGGAAACTATCAACGCAGAACTAAAGGCCCAGATTGAAGAGCTAAAGAACGAGAAGCAACATTTGATATACATGCTCAATCTCCACAGGCCCACTTGCATAGTTCGAGCACAGAACGGGAGGACACCTGAGGATGAAAGAAACCTCTTTATTCAACAGATCAAAGAAGGAACATTGCAGGGTTAA